The following DNA comes from Syntrophorhabdus sp..
TTTCTGACGGCGAGACCATCTGGAGCGTCGTCGCCATATCGGAGAACATCAACATGGCCTCCTTCGTGGCCCTCATCGACGGATTCGAATACGCCATCCTGGCAAAAAAGGTGAAACGCTCACGAAGGAACTGAGAGCAGGGGGATCCACGGACATCGGGGGGGCAACAAACCCAGAGGACATGCCTGTGAACCAGGAAGAGAAACACGCGCCAGACGAACAGGGGTCGGAAGGATCCCTGAGGACCATCCTTTCGGCGTCTCCCATAGGGATCTGCCGCGTCCGCGGCAGCGTCTTCGAATGGGTGAACGACACCATGTGCCGCATGACCGGTTATCCTGTGGAGACACTTCAGGGAAAGGGCATGGAGTACCTTTTCGAGAGAGAAGATGAATGCCTGCGGGCATCTGACGCCCTGCACGGCGCGGGCTACGTCGAAACGACACTGCGAACCAGGGACGGCACCCTGATCGACGTCCTCGCCCAGGCCGCCTCCGTCGATGACGAGTCCCAGATCATCACCGTCACGGACATAACATACCGCGCCCGGTCCGAACGGGAGCAGGCCAAGATAGGCAAGCTCGAATCACTGGGCGTGCTGGCGGGCGGCATCGCCCACGACTTCAACAACATTCTCACCATGATCCTCGGCAACATAACTTTGGGAAAGATGTACATGGACATGGACAAGGACAAGGCAAAGGACAAGCTCACCCTTGCCGAGCAATCCATCGCGCGGGCGAAGGAGCTCACCCAGCAGCTCCTCACCTTTTCCCGGGGGGGAGCACCCATCACAAAGGTCGCCTCCATAACCGATCATCTCAGGGAAACCGCCCAATTCGCCCTGACCGGCACGGGCGTGACCTGCAGGTTCGACATAGCCGATGACCTTCCTCCCGTCGCCATCGATGAAGGCCAGATCAATCAGGCCATCGGGCACATCGTCATCAACGCCCACCAGGCGATGCCCCAGGGAGGAGCGATCCTCATCACAGCCCGGAACATGACCCTCGACAATGCCGACATTAACCTTAAGGCCGGCAGATACGTCCATA
Coding sequences within:
- a CDS encoding response regulator, whose protein sequence is MNQEEKHAPDEQGSEGSLRTILSASPIGICRVRGSVFEWVNDTMCRMTGYPVETLQGKGMEYLFEREDECLRASDALHGAGYVETTLRTRDGTLIDVLAQAASVDDESQIITVTDITYRARSEREQAKIGKLESLGVLAGGIAHDFNNILTMILGNITLGKMYMDMDKDKAKDKLTLAEQSIARAKELTQQLLTFSRGGAPITKVASITDHLRETAQFALTGTGVTCRFDIADDLPPVAIDEGQINQAIGHIVINAHQAMPQGGAILITARNMTLDNADINLKAGRYVHISITDNGIGIPEEHLDRVFDPYFTTKQKGSGLGLAICYSIIKNHHGSITVESTLGVGSTFHIYLPVHDAPSLAERRNGEDMTRVIGGNVLVMDDEEAILEIVGDILAYHGFTVDFARDGEEALCLYQERRYDAVILDLTVPGGMGGREAMKELLRIDPAVRAIVSSGYSNDPIMSDYSQYGFKNVIAKPYDLEELGEVLRSVIGGN